One part of the Cyclobacteriaceae bacterium genome encodes these proteins:
- a CDS encoding oligosaccharide flippase family protein: MGIVIRQSIYTSIISYAGVVIGYINLLYLYPKFLDIEQIGLLRTIQDAAILFVPFAQMGLAQSITRFYPHFNKSEGGTSSFITMILSLSLIGFGIFWIIFTLAESHILSFFNDQATLLAPYLHLVLWLTFLMLVATLLETYSRSLLKVAFPNLLREVVVRLLQAILVSLYFTKVISFHNFLIANVAIYGVVLFILVINLSIAGQLKIHFDFSFLQSKRLREILQFSALSFVGTSSMVIIGKVDSLMVAGLLGFSANAIYTTAFYMATVIEIPKRAILQTTMPLIAEAFEKNDLKEIDNLYKKVSMNQLIIGALLLIGVWANIQNIFALVPKGEIFEAGAYVVLLVGLGKLIDMFFGPSSEIIVLSKYYAFNIVVVLVLAITVIALNLILIPIYGMTGAAIGSAIALFLFNGVKFLFIWWKFKLQPFTVSTLKVLGISVLAFGLNLVLPQLQNVFLDIFYRSALITLFFGSLTLISKSSPEVNKLVAKALNLIGSK, from the coding sequence ATGGGCATTGTTATCCGGCAAAGTATTTACACCTCCATTATCTCCTATGCCGGAGTAGTGATCGGTTACATTAACCTGTTGTATCTCTATCCAAAATTTCTGGATATTGAACAAATAGGTCTGTTACGCACGATTCAAGATGCAGCCATCTTATTTGTTCCATTTGCCCAAATGGGATTGGCACAAAGCATCACCCGTTTTTACCCGCATTTTAATAAAAGTGAAGGGGGCACATCATCATTCATTACGATGATCCTTTCTTTATCCCTTATTGGATTTGGGATTTTCTGGATCATTTTCACGCTTGCCGAATCACATATACTATCCTTTTTCAATGATCAAGCCACGCTGCTTGCTCCCTACCTGCACCTGGTGCTATGGTTAACATTTCTCATGCTGGTTGCCACACTCCTGGAAACTTATTCGCGATCGTTGTTAAAAGTTGCATTTCCTAATTTACTGCGCGAAGTGGTAGTGCGGTTGTTACAGGCCATACTGGTGAGCTTATACTTTACAAAGGTTATCAGTTTCCATAATTTCTTAATCGCCAATGTGGCCATTTATGGTGTGGTGCTTTTCATTCTGGTTATCAACCTCAGCATTGCCGGCCAACTCAAAATTCACTTCGACTTTTCTTTTCTCCAATCAAAACGGTTACGGGAAATACTTCAATTCAGTGCATTAAGTTTTGTCGGTACCAGCAGCATGGTCATCATCGGCAAGGTTGATAGCCTGATGGTAGCCGGTTTGTTGGGCTTTAGCGCCAACGCTATTTATACCACTGCGTTTTACATGGCTACGGTTATTGAAATACCTAAGCGCGCCATTTTACAAACCACCATGCCGCTTATCGCGGAAGCGTTTGAGAAAAATGATCTGAAAGAAATTGATAATCTGTATAAAAAAGTATCGATGAACCAACTGATTATTGGAGCCTTATTGTTGATTGGAGTGTGGGCCAACATCCAGAATATTTTTGCTTTGGTGCCAAAGGGCGAAATCTTTGAAGCGGGGGCTTATGTTGTTTTACTGGTTGGCCTCGGCAAACTCATCGATATGTTTTTTGGTCCCAGCAGTGAGATCATTGTGCTCTCAAAATATTACGCTTTTAACATTGTGGTGGTGTTGGTGCTGGCCATTACGGTAATTGCGCTTAACCTTATTCTTATCCCAATATATGGAATGACAGGCGCGGCCATTGGTTCGGCCATTGCGTTGTTCCTTTTTAATGGTGTGAAATTTCTTTTCATCTGGTGGAAGTTCAAACTTCAACCATTCACCGTATCAACATTAAAAGTGTTAGGTATTAGCGTTCTTGCCTTTGGCCTGAACCTTGTACTACCACAACTTCAAAATGTATTTCTCGATATTTTTTACCGTTCTGCATTGATCACTTTATTTTTTGGATCGTTAACGCTTATCTCCAAAAGTTCTCCTGAGGTGAATAAACTTGTTGCAAAAGCCCTTAATCTGATCGGTAGTAAATAG
- a CDS encoding ATP-binding protein, with amino-acid sequence MINRKLENVVKSRLGTGKAVIVIGPRQVGKTTLLKRISGNFSDKALFINCDEPDMRSLLFEKTSSELKALIGNHKLVIIDEAQRVKNIGLSLKLIIDQLKSVQLIVSGSSALELANEINEPLTGRKWEFIMYPVSMEELIDHTSFIEQNRLLATRLVYGMYPDVINNPGSEKEILKNLTDSYLYKDLFSFKDVRKPEVIEKILQALSLQVGSEVSYNEIADLVRSDPQTVTKYIDLLEKTMVVYRLPSFSRNLRNELKKSRKIYFYDNGVRNAIIANFQPLELRKDAGALWENFILTERLKYTTYASIWSNRFFWRTKQQQEIDYIEERDGKLYTFEFKWGAVKKERAPLTFTKAYPESEHQVISPQNYQHFIS; translated from the coding sequence ATGATCAACAGAAAGCTGGAAAATGTGGTTAAATCCCGTTTGGGTACTGGAAAAGCAGTGATCGTTATTGGCCCACGCCAAGTCGGTAAAACCACTCTGCTCAAACGCATTTCAGGGAATTTTTCAGATAAGGCTTTGTTCATTAACTGCGATGAGCCCGATATGCGGTCTTTACTTTTTGAAAAGACTTCCTCAGAACTTAAGGCATTGATTGGCAACCACAAATTGGTCATAATTGATGAAGCTCAACGGGTTAAAAATATTGGTTTAAGCCTCAAGCTTATTATCGATCAACTTAAATCAGTACAGTTAATCGTTTCGGGTTCATCGGCATTGGAACTTGCTAATGAAATCAACGAGCCACTAACGGGCAGGAAATGGGAATTTATTATGTACCCGGTTTCTATGGAAGAATTGATCGACCACACTTCGTTTATCGAACAAAACAGGTTACTGGCTACACGCTTGGTTTACGGGATGTACCCGGATGTAATCAACAACCCTGGTTCTGAAAAAGAAATACTTAAAAATCTTACGGATAGTTACTTATATAAAGATTTATTTTCATTTAAAGATGTAAGAAAACCAGAAGTGATTGAAAAAATCCTTCAGGCGCTGAGTCTTCAAGTTGGTTCAGAAGTAAGCTACAATGAAATAGCAGATCTCGTCAGGTCTGATCCTCAGACGGTAACAAAGTATATTGATCTGCTGGAAAAGACTATGGTTGTTTATCGCCTTCCATCCTTCAGCAGAAACCTTCGAAATGAACTAAAGAAAAGTCGAAAAATTTATTTCTATGATAATGGAGTTCGAAATGCCATTATCGCCAATTTCCAACCGCTGGAACTAAGAAAAGACGCTGGGGCACTATGGGAAAATTTCATATTAACTGAACGGTTAAAGTACACAACCTATGCATCCATCTGGTCGAACAGGTTCTTTTGGAGAACCAAGCAGCAACAGGAAATAGACTATATCGAAGAACGGGATGGTAAACTCTACACCTTTGAATTTAAATGGGGAGCCGTTAAGAAAGAGAGGGCTCCGTTAACTTTTACCAAAGCGTATCCGGAAAGCGAACATCAGGTAATATCACCACAAAATTATCAACACTTCATTTCGTAA
- a CDS encoding glycosyltransferase family 4 protein has translation MRASRHSVMLANAVHKPFDTRIFHKEALSLLKAEWEVTIIVPHTHDEEVQGVKIEAVPLPRKGWEQLIKCPWHILRKACSHSRNAIYHIHDSELLLVGLVLRFTGRKVIYDAHEDTPRQIAYQHWIPGWIKLPYKGFYYLLEKICGWFFNAIIVAEPVIARYYPKKKTYLVCNFPMAHAFVRDVVVPYSDRENVMVYVGLLSRVRGLAEMLEGYRLAKEKISVVFKLGGKFAPVTLKEELFATYDATYLGWVNYKMLVDELYQSKIGIIIPRPVERYKTNYPVKLFEYMAAGLPVIASKYGESAAFVKEANCGVLVDPLNTQEIANAICWLLENKNEAAAMGMRGKKLIVEKYNWENESNVLLGIYERLQQ, from the coding sequence ATGCGTGCTTCTCGCCATTCTGTTATGCTTGCCAATGCGGTCCACAAACCGTTTGATACACGTATTTTTCATAAAGAGGCATTGTCATTACTAAAAGCCGAATGGGAGGTAACGATTATTGTGCCGCATACCCATGATGAAGAAGTTCAAGGTGTTAAAATAGAGGCGGTGCCATTACCCCGAAAAGGGTGGGAGCAATTGATTAAATGCCCCTGGCATATTTTGCGAAAGGCATGTTCACACTCACGTAACGCGATTTACCATATCCATGATTCCGAATTATTGCTGGTGGGGTTGGTGTTGCGCTTTACGGGGCGAAAAGTTATTTATGATGCACATGAGGATACGCCACGGCAAATAGCGTATCAGCATTGGATACCCGGTTGGATAAAATTACCCTACAAAGGGTTTTACTATTTGTTGGAAAAAATTTGCGGATGGTTTTTTAATGCGATCATCGTGGCTGAGCCGGTTATCGCCCGCTATTACCCGAAGAAGAAAACTTATCTTGTTTGTAATTTTCCAATGGCACACGCTTTCGTTCGTGATGTCGTTGTTCCGTATTCCGACCGAGAAAATGTAATGGTATACGTGGGCTTGTTAAGCCGGGTGCGCGGTTTGGCCGAAATGCTGGAAGGCTACAGGTTAGCCAAGGAGAAAATTTCGGTAGTATTTAAACTTGGTGGAAAGTTTGCCCCGGTTACGCTTAAAGAAGAACTCTTTGCTACTTATGACGCAACGTATCTCGGTTGGGTCAACTACAAAATGTTGGTAGATGAACTGTATCAATCGAAAATAGGCATTATCATTCCCCGACCGGTCGAGCGCTATAAAACCAATTACCCGGTTAAACTATTTGAATACATGGCTGCCGGCTTGCCGGTTATCGCATCAAAGTATGGTGAAAGTGCTGCATTCGTGAAAGAAGCAAACTGTGGTGTACTGGTTGATCCGCTGAATACCCAGGAAATTGCGAATGCAATTTGCTGGTTGTTGGAAAATAAAAACGAAGCGGCCGCCATGGGCATGCGCGGAAAGAAATTAATTGTTGAAAAGTATAACTGGGAGAACGAAAGCAATGTGTTGTTGGGTATCTACGAGCGCCTGCAGCAATAA
- a CDS encoding methyltransferase domain-containing protein, producing MKLQEKIIKKSADLFQAYVYPLLNKKRNVKCPCCGWTGPGFLHHGLEKRPNSRCPKCDSLERFRLYYLYLKKTLPANKPIRVLHFAPEKIISKVFKSYPNVDYLSVDINPAKAMQQEDITNLSFADHSFDLVFCSHVLEHIPDDRKAMREIKRVLKPDGLALLLVPIMDSYKGKKIEKTYEDFSITDPKQREMAFGQHDHVRIYARDFKERLEEAGFNVTIDKFVESLSPQNVERYALMPKNSFANETDGWIYCCRRS from the coding sequence ATGAAACTCCAGGAAAAAATCATTAAAAAATCAGCTGACCTGTTTCAGGCCTATGTTTATCCGTTGTTAAACAAGAAAAGAAATGTAAAGTGCCCGTGTTGTGGCTGGACAGGCCCCGGTTTTTTGCATCATGGTTTGGAAAAAAGGCCCAACTCACGGTGCCCCAAGTGCGACTCGCTGGAACGCTTCAGGTTATATTATCTCTACTTAAAAAAAACGTTGCCTGCCAACAAACCCATACGCGTTTTACACTTTGCCCCCGAAAAAATCATTAGCAAGGTTTTTAAGTCATACCCCAATGTGGATTACCTGAGCGTAGATATCAATCCGGCCAAAGCCATGCAACAGGAAGATATTACCAATTTATCTTTTGCCGATCATTCCTTCGACCTTGTATTCTGTTCACATGTTTTGGAACACATACCTGATGACCGGAAAGCAATGCGGGAAATCAAGCGGGTACTAAAACCCGATGGCCTGGCCCTTCTGCTCGTACCGATAATGGATAGTTACAAAGGAAAAAAGATTGAAAAAACGTATGAAGACTTTAGCATAACCGATCCGAAACAGCGCGAAATGGCTTTTGGTCAGCATGACCATGTACGCATTTATGCACGCGACTTTAAAGAACGACTGGAAGAAGCAGGCTTTAATGTTACGATTGATAAATTTGTTGAATCGCTTTCACCACAAAATGTTGAACGCTATGCTTTAATGCCCAAAAACTCATTTGCCAACGAAACCGATGGTTGGATTTATTGCTGCAGGCGCTCGTAG
- the ruvC gene encoding crossover junction endodeoxyribonuclease RuvC — MIEIYLVLIYLVPVAKTLREKIILGLDPGTTITGYGIICVTGSKVKLVQFGVIQLGKTGEHAIKLKKIFDKVIHLIEEFHPDEMALEAPFFGKNVQSMLKLGRAQGVAMSAALSREIPIVEYAPKKVKQSVTGNGNASKEQVARMLMQVFQIKEVPKLLDATDALAVALCHHFQKGQVNTKTKSWEGFAKENPDRIRK; from the coding sequence ATGATTGAAATCTATCTGGTATTGATCTATCTTGTGCCCGTGGCAAAAACTTTGCGTGAAAAAATAATCCTTGGCCTCGATCCCGGCACAACCATTACCGGCTACGGAATTATATGTGTTACCGGCAGTAAAGTTAAGCTTGTTCAGTTTGGTGTTATCCAGTTAGGCAAAACAGGTGAGCACGCTATCAAACTCAAAAAAATATTCGACAAGGTGATACACCTGATTGAAGAATTCCATCCCGATGAAATGGCCCTTGAAGCGCCCTTCTTCGGAAAAAATGTACAGTCCATGCTAAAGCTGGGCCGCGCGCAGGGCGTGGCTATGTCCGCAGCGCTTTCGCGCGAAATCCCTATAGTAGAGTATGCGCCTAAAAAAGTAAAACAGTCCGTAACCGGTAATGGCAATGCCTCAAAGGAGCAGGTTGCCCGCATGCTGATGCAGGTTTTTCAGATTAAAGAAGTACCCAAGCTACTCGATGCAACCGATGCATTGGCCGTGGCGCTTTGCCATCACTTTCAAAAAGGACAGGTGAACACAAAAACAAAATCATGGGAAGGATTTGCGAAGGAAAACCCTGATCGAATCAGAAAGTAA
- a CDS encoding glycosyltransferase — MITIILILFLLYLILMIFLLEGWRIATRSTATITSTPLISIVIAVRNEADQIQNLLDDIARQEYPSDKVEVWVVNDHSEDETVEVVDEWAKQYPDRRFQVINLPSGKAGKKAAITEGVNQASGEIILTTDGDCRVSPTWLASVASQFTESAQLLVGAVRLYPVTSVFEKLQMMEFASLIGTGAATLGWGTPTMCNGANLAYRKSAFFEVDGYSGNEQIPSGDDEFLLRKIFRRYPNGIRFNATTSGVVDASPLATWPEFFNQRVRWAGKWWAHGVGVSALLALFIFSFHVSVVGLVVLGFVGTVAWQDVMLLLTVKAIAEGVFLFRVLKFLRVSFNTASFFTLQVVYPLYVIFFALTANFLRADWRGRRI; from the coding sequence ATGATCACGATCATTCTGATTCTGTTTCTCCTTTACCTAATCCTCATGATCTTTCTGTTGGAAGGCTGGAGAATAGCAACCCGGTCAACAGCAACGATTACCTCTACACCACTTATTTCAATAGTGATTGCTGTTAGAAATGAAGCGGATCAAATTCAAAATCTATTGGATGATATTGCCCGGCAAGAGTACCCATCGGATAAGGTTGAAGTCTGGGTTGTTAATGATCATTCTGAAGATGAAACCGTTGAGGTTGTTGATGAATGGGCGAAGCAATATCCTGACAGGCGGTTTCAAGTAATCAATTTACCGTCTGGTAAAGCAGGTAAAAAGGCGGCCATAACAGAAGGGGTGAATCAGGCAAGTGGTGAAATCATTCTGACTACCGATGGTGATTGCCGTGTCAGCCCCACCTGGCTTGCATCCGTGGCCAGCCAGTTCACCGAATCAGCACAATTATTGGTGGGGGCGGTCAGACTATATCCTGTAACAAGTGTTTTTGAGAAACTTCAAATGATGGAGTTTGCATCCCTGATCGGTACCGGGGCAGCGACACTGGGTTGGGGGACGCCAACGATGTGCAATGGAGCAAATCTGGCCTATCGTAAGAGTGCTTTTTTTGAGGTGGATGGATATTCCGGTAATGAACAAATACCTTCCGGTGATGATGAATTTCTTCTGCGAAAGATATTCAGGCGCTACCCGAACGGAATCCGGTTTAATGCAACTACTTCAGGAGTTGTAGATGCAAGTCCGTTAGCTACCTGGCCTGAGTTTTTTAACCAACGAGTTCGTTGGGCCGGTAAGTGGTGGGCGCACGGTGTTGGTGTTTCGGCTTTGTTGGCTTTGTTTATTTTCTCATTTCATGTTTCGGTAGTAGGGTTGGTGGTGCTGGGTTTTGTTGGCACCGTGGCCTGGCAGGATGTTATGCTGTTGCTTACCGTTAAAGCAATTGCTGAGGGAGTGTTCCTTTTCAGGGTACTTAAATTTCTTAGGGTTTCCTTTAACACCGCATCATTTTTTACGCTTCAGGTCGTTTATCCCCTGTATGTTATTTTCTTTGCCCTGACGGCCAATTTCTTACGTGCGGATTGGAGAGGAAGAAGGATTTAA
- a CDS encoding PP2C family protein-serine/threonine phosphatase — MSETSLKNRYEIKELELNALLEVTQAINNNVPEDFLYKIYNFTLRSNLKIKKLALYVLDDVWNCKVNFGSEQSFQKVKLPDCFKEVRSICTLRDFEDTPFSIFDIVVPVAHKDKTLALVFLGDHQHDGNYSDDSLKFIQALSNIIIVAIENKKLARKQLEQEAFRKELEIASDVQQFLFPEKLPNTEFLNVEASYLPHDVIGGDYYDYIPINKNQFLLCIADVSGKGVPAALMMSNFQASLRTLLRQTPNLRDIVEALNYQVLENAKGEKFITFFACIYDISLKTLVYINSGHNPPILCDRKNGIKLLEEGSTVLGAMHPLPFLNEGFITDLEQFRLFCYTDGLIETINEKGEEFGMERLMKYFHQDTTRMKDMRTIHDDIIIELDTFKGDNGYHDDITMVSCRVG; from the coding sequence ATGTCCGAAACCTCTCTAAAGAACCGATATGAAATAAAGGAACTGGAGCTTAATGCATTGCTCGAAGTTACCCAGGCCATCAATAATAATGTACCCGAAGATTTTCTATACAAGATTTACAACTTCACGTTACGATCAAACCTCAAGATAAAAAAGCTGGCCCTTTATGTGCTGGATGATGTGTGGAATTGCAAAGTAAATTTTGGCTCGGAACAGTCGTTTCAAAAGGTAAAGTTGCCCGATTGTTTTAAAGAGGTTCGTTCCATTTGTACGTTGCGCGACTTTGAAGATACGCCCTTCAGCATTTTTGATATTGTTGTGCCCGTAGCCCATAAGGATAAAACCCTGGCCTTGGTTTTTCTGGGCGATCATCAGCATGACGGAAATTACAGTGACGACAGCCTTAAGTTTATACAGGCGTTAAGCAACATTATTATTGTGGCCATCGAAAACAAGAAACTGGCCCGTAAACAATTGGAGCAGGAAGCCTTTCGGAAAGAACTTGAAATTGCCAGCGATGTGCAGCAATTTCTCTTCCCGGAAAAGTTGCCGAACACGGAATTCCTTAACGTGGAAGCGAGCTACCTGCCGCATGATGTTATTGGGGGGGATTATTATGACTATATCCCCATTAACAAAAACCAATTTCTTCTTTGCATTGCCGATGTCAGCGGCAAGGGTGTTCCTGCGGCCTTAATGATGTCAAACTTTCAGGCATCCCTTCGAACTTTGCTGCGACAAACGCCAAACTTGCGCGATATTGTTGAAGCCCTCAATTACCAGGTATTGGAGAATGCAAAAGGTGAAAAATTCATAACCTTTTTTGCGTGCATTTATGACATTAGCCTGAAAACATTGGTTTACATCAATTCCGGTCACAATCCACCTATTTTATGCGATCGCAAAAATGGCATCAAGTTATTGGAAGAGGGTTCAACCGTACTGGGCGCCATGCATCCGTTGCCATTCCTCAATGAAGGGTTTATAACCGACCTCGAACAGTTCAGGTTATTTTGTTATACCGATGGTTTGATCGAAACCATTAATGAGAAGGGTGAAGAGTTTGGCATGGAGCGATTAATGAAATATTTTCATCAGGATACTACGCGGATGAAAGATATGCGTACCATTCATGACGACATTATTATTGAACTTGATACCTTTAAAGGTGATAACGGATACCACGATGATATTACCATGGTATCGTGCCGTGTAGGATAA
- a CDS encoding polysaccharide deacetylase family protein — protein sequence MFIHRTPFFLPWLYPNLVWRIPTKQKELFLTLDDGPVPGPTEFALDVLKEHKANATFFCIGDNVQKHPDVFKRILHEGHAVGNHTFNHLNGWHTPKSEYVKNAFLCDAAMDLPHSGNEMKNVILFRPPYGRITRSQIKALSAYKIIMWDVLSFDYTESITPEACLKNSIKATRPGSVIVFHDSLKAEKNMRYALPRFIAHFTDRGYSFNVIPQ from the coding sequence ATGTTTATCCATCGCACACCATTTTTTTTGCCTTGGCTTTACCCGAACCTGGTCTGGCGAATACCAACAAAACAAAAAGAGCTTTTTCTTACTTTAGATGATGGCCCCGTACCCGGCCCGACTGAATTTGCCTTGGATGTATTAAAGGAACACAAGGCTAATGCAACTTTTTTTTGTATCGGGGATAATGTGCAGAAACATCCCGATGTATTTAAAAGAATTTTACATGAGGGTCACGCGGTAGGCAATCATACATTCAATCATCTCAATGGCTGGCATACGCCCAAATCAGAATATGTTAAGAATGCCTTTTTGTGTGATGCAGCAATGGATTTGCCGCATAGCGGTAATGAAATGAAGAATGTGATCTTGTTTCGTCCACCTTATGGCAGGATAACCCGTTCACAAATCAAGGCATTATCAGCGTACAAAATTATTATGTGGGATGTGCTGTCTTTCGATTACACCGAATCAATAACACCCGAGGCTTGCCTGAAAAATTCCATCAAAGCCACTAGGCCTGGATCGGTTATCGTTTTTCATGATAGTTTGAAGGCTGAGAAGAATATGCGCTATGCCCTGCCACGCTTTATTGCGCACTTTACCGATAGGGGATATTCCTTTAATGTTATCCCACAATGA
- a CDS encoding TatD family hydrolase — MDFYIDTHAHIYLEAFDADRAAMLARAGTAGVKKILMPNIDHTSIDRMLEVELKTGGTCLSMMGLHPCSVKKDFEKELYQVEHWLSKRKFLALGEIGTDLYWDKTFWEQQKEAFRIQVKWAKDYQLPIVIHSRNSVDQTIALVGELKDEKLTGVFHCFTGTEEQARQIIDLGFYLGIGGVATFKNAGMDRVIPELPMEKMLLETDSPYLAPVPHRGKRNEPSYLPLVAAKVAQLKNISLEEVQQVTSGNASVLFKVNES, encoded by the coding sequence ATGGACTTTTACATCGACACCCACGCCCATATTTATCTGGAAGCGTTTGATGCCGATCGGGCAGCCATGCTTGCACGTGCAGGAACAGCAGGGGTAAAAAAAATACTGATGCCCAATATTGATCATACTTCCATAGACAGGATGCTGGAGGTAGAATTGAAAACGGGTGGAACCTGTCTGTCTATGATGGGTTTGCATCCATGCTCGGTCAAAAAGGATTTTGAAAAGGAACTTTACCAGGTCGAGCATTGGCTTTCGAAACGAAAATTCCTGGCCCTCGGTGAAATAGGCACTGATTTATATTGGGATAAAACATTTTGGGAACAACAAAAGGAGGCTTTCCGCATTCAGGTAAAATGGGCGAAAGATTATCAATTGCCTATAGTAATTCACAGCCGCAATAGCGTGGACCAAACCATTGCATTGGTTGGGGAACTTAAAGATGAAAAATTGACTGGTGTGTTTCATTGTTTCACAGGCACTGAAGAACAGGCCCGGCAAATTATAGATCTCGGATTTTATTTAGGAATAGGCGGGGTGGCCACTTTTAAGAATGCCGGGATGGATAGAGTGATCCCGGAATTACCGATGGAAAAAATGCTCCTTGAAACAGACAGTCCATACCTCGCCCCCGTTCCGCATCGGGGTAAACGCAACGAACCTTCCTACCTGCCGTTAGTGGCGGCAAAGGTGGCTCAGTTAAAAAACATATCTTTGGAAGAGGTTCAACAGGTAACGTCTGGTAACGCATCTGTACTATTTAAAGTGAATGAAAGTTAA
- a CDS encoding asparaginase, with amino-acid sequence MKVKQIQVSGAQSPETVRARVLIIYTGGTFGMTHDASGALIPFDFSSIVEHLPTIRNLGLAFTVFSFEKPIDSSNVSPEHWKVLAEVIRDNYAAHDGFVILHGTDTMAYTASALSFMLEGLSKPVILTGAQLPIIDPRSDARENLITALEIAAARKDGKAIVPEVCIYFDYELLRGNRSKKVESMQFDAFDSGNYPALAKAGVKIDYNYGAIRQVHGRELVLHTQLDPSIAILKLFPGISERVVQSVFNNTMLKAVILETFGAGNAPTTTWLIEMLKHAINRGIIIVNVSQCPGGMVVQGKYETSKELMKAGVLSGADMTTEAALTKLMVLLGNYEIEKARLLVEQNLVGELSS; translated from the coding sequence ATGAAAGTTAAGCAAATACAGGTCAGTGGTGCGCAATCGCCCGAAACGGTACGTGCCCGTGTGCTGATTATTTACACGGGTGGAACATTTGGCATGACACACGATGCTAGCGGTGCATTAATTCCATTTGATTTTTCTTCTATTGTAGAACACTTGCCCACCATCCGCAATCTTGGCCTGGCCTTTACGGTTTTTTCATTTGAAAAACCCATTGACTCGTCTAATGTAAGCCCTGAGCATTGGAAAGTATTGGCCGAAGTTATCCGCGATAATTATGCTGCGCATGATGGCTTTGTAATTTTGCATGGGACCGATACGATGGCTTACACCGCATCGGCACTAAGCTTTATGTTGGAGGGTTTAAGCAAACCGGTAATCCTAACCGGTGCACAACTGCCGATTATTGACCCGCGTTCCGATGCCCGCGAAAACCTTATAACAGCTTTGGAGATTGCAGCTGCCCGAAAGGATGGTAAAGCTATTGTTCCTGAAGTCTGTATTTACTTTGATTATGAATTGCTGCGCGGCAACCGGTCGAAGAAAGTGGAGAGCATGCAGTTTGATGCGTTTGATTCAGGCAACTACCCAGCGTTGGCAAAAGCAGGTGTAAAAATTGATTATAACTACGGTGCCATAAGGCAAGTGCATGGGCGAGAACTTGTGCTTCACACTCAACTGGATCCATCCATTGCAATTTTGAAATTGTTCCCGGGTATTTCTGAACGGGTTGTGCAATCAGTTTTTAACAATACCATGCTGAAGGCGGTGATCCTTGAAACATTTGGCGCTGGTAATGCCCCAACTACTACCTGGTTAATTGAAATGTTAAAGCACGCTATAAACAGGGGTATAATCATCGTTAATGTTTCGCAGTGCCCGGGGGGCATGGTGGTGCAAGGTAAGTATGAAACCAGCAAAGAATTAATGAAGGCTGGCGTGTTAAGCGGTGCCGACATGACTACCGAAGCTGCATTAACCAAATTAATGGTTTTACTGGGCAATTATGAAATTGAGAAAGCCAGGTTATTGGTTGAGCAAAACCTGGTAGGTGAACTTTCATCCTGA